The Longimicrobium sp. genome contains a region encoding:
- a CDS encoding FlgD immunoglobulin-like domain containing protein — protein sequence MSALARRAALGALAALGASLAPAAARPAAAQTFLATRAIDERICSSFLGISSCRDVETDRVHQTFTQNKLGTPMFAETWATATHCTSVDSEQECQRSVSVGSDPKWNRLIWGRSNSFVHGYGSYGAGVGQFNGPRGVDITRSDGEWHVAFVADAYNNRVVVLGLGSSCQCVRWLGTLDGAESGIRLSSPHDVAWDPAVTWSMADDRLFIADTGNDRIVVYQVGLNPAGGTMSKSYLGSFGASGAGSGQMSEPRGIAVRSFSSLYADVYVSDTGNRRVSLWYYDTSVSSVPASSPYPARNSAPIDGAELQGISRDAYGDLVVADRGRDVLVKLSSYSLSPLEEYGQGWTWSVGSFNDPTDTEVVYRYTSDSYGQIVSRGLPYAQTTERWSPSTGGQMHRLGASVRNLAAAVNEAASPKDATFSFLFTGTGSYRVLLKRGSTVVRDFGETYVSAGWMSVYWNGREANGTVSPAGTYTVQVQHRSGYTYDDSDPPLVAQTSFAFGFLVSAQAPGYVSSAGTHYLYGSASSDATAWVWERMDTYYNSGYSSGWFDWDYQQNSSATIYPLSGEDMGIDWRVSATRTSSGERASGYASTYVAGTYGGYCDIPPCVVEPMLREGPADSARTVSVPVRGKVVLGVLDPLRGPGAAPEQPTREGGHFGAGAWIGRATARGPQVVQLYSLAGKHEARGGGWPNALAGRQGEAVQENERRPGRIGARAAFRRLDAGGEGRESYAVRLQARAPAGGAALLEKDGAAGGALAGLALDPDLGAVPHDDRLGVDAQTGLVWVADPDSGAVGYVLTDLPQGARASVRQFSTERQTRWLDPPSDSAAYAELAAGEDRLTGRPGDVRFVIALSGLALEREAVVGLVVLRARSLDELREQAARVPRTGMVSAAAASRRSGIDRFRLAQAPPEPGAGPGVRSISPSEVPALLSREGAEAAPAAPALRDLVRRHGITALAFAVPDGEPVRVQVKVYDARGRLVRRLVDETHEPGAYRVQWDGADERGAKAAPGVYVAVMEAPGFRATTRLVVVP from the coding sequence CCGCCACCCACTGCACCAGCGTGGACTCCGAGCAGGAGTGCCAGCGCTCGGTGTCGGTGGGGAGCGACCCGAAGTGGAACCGCCTGATCTGGGGGCGGAGCAACTCGTTCGTGCACGGCTACGGCAGCTACGGCGCGGGGGTGGGGCAGTTCAACGGCCCCCGCGGGGTGGACATCACCCGCAGCGACGGCGAGTGGCACGTGGCGTTCGTGGCCGACGCCTACAACAACCGCGTCGTGGTGCTGGGGCTGGGCTCCTCCTGCCAGTGCGTGCGCTGGCTGGGGACCCTCGACGGCGCCGAGTCGGGGATCCGGCTGAGCTCGCCGCACGACGTGGCGTGGGACCCGGCCGTCACCTGGTCGATGGCCGACGACCGGCTCTTCATCGCCGACACCGGCAACGACCGCATCGTGGTCTACCAGGTGGGGCTGAACCCGGCCGGGGGGACGATGTCGAAGAGCTACCTGGGCTCCTTCGGCGCCTCGGGCGCGGGGAGCGGGCAGATGAGCGAGCCGCGCGGGATCGCGGTGCGCTCCTTCAGCTCGCTCTACGCCGACGTCTACGTCTCCGACACGGGGAATCGGCGGGTGTCGCTGTGGTACTACGACACCAGCGTCTCCTCGGTCCCCGCCTCCAGCCCCTACCCGGCGCGCAATTCGGCGCCGATTGACGGGGCGGAGCTGCAGGGGATCAGCCGCGACGCGTACGGCGACCTGGTGGTGGCCGACCGCGGCCGCGACGTGCTGGTGAAGCTGTCGTCGTACTCGCTCTCGCCCCTGGAGGAGTACGGGCAGGGGTGGACGTGGAGCGTCGGCTCGTTCAACGACCCCACCGACACCGAGGTGGTCTACCGCTACACCAGCGACTCGTACGGGCAGATCGTGTCGCGCGGCCTCCCGTACGCGCAGACCACCGAGCGCTGGAGCCCCTCCACCGGCGGGCAGATGCACCGGCTGGGGGCCAGCGTGCGCAACCTGGCGGCGGCCGTCAACGAGGCGGCCAGCCCGAAGGACGCCACCTTCTCGTTCCTGTTCACGGGGACGGGGAGCTACCGCGTGCTGCTGAAGCGCGGCAGCACCGTGGTGCGCGACTTCGGCGAGACCTACGTCTCGGCGGGGTGGATGTCGGTCTACTGGAACGGGCGCGAGGCCAACGGCACCGTGTCGCCCGCGGGGACCTACACGGTCCAGGTGCAGCACCGGAGCGGCTACACCTACGACGACTCCGACCCGCCGCTGGTGGCGCAGACCTCGTTCGCGTTCGGCTTCCTGGTGAGCGCGCAGGCGCCCGGGTACGTGAGCTCCGCCGGCACCCACTACCTGTACGGGAGCGCCTCGTCCGACGCCACCGCGTGGGTGTGGGAGCGGATGGACACCTACTACAACTCCGGGTACTCCAGCGGCTGGTTCGACTGGGACTACCAGCAGAACAGCTCGGCGACGATCTACCCGCTCTCGGGCGAGGACATGGGGATCGACTGGCGGGTGAGCGCCACGCGCACCTCCAGCGGCGAGCGCGCTTCGGGCTACGCCAGCACCTACGTGGCCGGGACCTACGGCGGCTACTGCGACATTCCGCCCTGCGTGGTCGAGCCGATGCTGAGGGAGGGCCCGGCCGACTCGGCGCGCACGGTGTCGGTGCCGGTGCGCGGGAAGGTGGTGCTGGGCGTGCTGGACCCGCTGCGCGGCCCCGGCGCCGCGCCCGAGCAGCCCACGCGCGAGGGCGGCCACTTCGGCGCGGGCGCCTGGATCGGGCGGGCCACGGCCAGGGGCCCGCAGGTGGTGCAGCTCTACTCGCTGGCCGGCAAGCACGAGGCGCGCGGCGGCGGGTGGCCGAACGCGCTGGCCGGCCGCCAGGGCGAGGCGGTGCAGGAGAACGAGCGGCGCCCCGGCCGCATCGGCGCGCGGGCGGCGTTCCGGCGGTTGGACGCGGGGGGCGAGGGGCGCGAGAGCTACGCGGTGCGGCTCCAGGCGCGCGCTCCCGCGGGCGGCGCGGCGCTCCTGGAGAAGGACGGGGCGGCCGGCGGCGCGCTCGCCGGGCTGGCGCTCGACCCCGACCTGGGGGCCGTGCCGCACGACGACCGGCTGGGAGTGGACGCCCAGACCGGGCTGGTGTGGGTGGCCGACCCCGACAGCGGGGCGGTGGGCTACGTGCTCACCGACCTGCCGCAGGGGGCGCGCGCCTCGGTCCGCCAGTTCTCGACGGAGCGGCAGACGCGCTGGCTGGACCCGCCCTCCGACAGCGCGGCGTACGCGGAGCTCGCGGCGGGCGAGGACCGGCTGACCGGCCGGCCGGGCGACGTGCGCTTCGTGATCGCGCTGTCGGGGCTGGCCCTGGAGCGCGAGGCGGTGGTGGGGCTGGTGGTGCTGCGCGCCCGCTCGCTCGACGAGCTGCGCGAGCAGGCGGCGCGGGTGCCGCGCACCGGGATGGTGAGCGCGGCCGCCGCGAGCCGGAGGAGCGGGATCGACCGCTTCCGGCTGGCGCAGGCCCCACCCGAGCCGGGCGCGGGCCCCGGGGTGCGCTCGATCTCGCCCTCCGAGGTCCCGGCGCTCCTGAGCCGCGAGGGGGCCGAGGCCGCCCCGGCGGCGCCGGCGCTGCGCGACCTGGTGCGGCGGCACGGGATCACCGCGCTGGCCTTCGCGGTCCCCGACGGCGAGCCGGTGCGGGTGCAGGTGAAGGTCTACGACGCCCGCGGCCGGCTGGTGCGGAGGCTGGTGGACGAGACGCACGAGCCCGGCGCGTACCGCGTGCAGTGGGACGGCGCGGACGAGCGCGGCGCGAAGGCCGCGCCGGGGGTCTACGTGGCGGTGATGGAGGCCCCGGGCTTCCGCGCCACCACCCGCCTGGTGGTGGTCCCGTGA
- a CDS encoding DUF5655 domain-containing protein: MDTAPGYTVDALLADASETVRQTYGRLLIALRGFGEVAEDAKKTSIHLAPGPEGPAFAGVHPRKSALLLNVRSAAAIDGPRIRKTEQVSRNRFHNELLLATPDDVDAELVGWLRDAYQLAAAKR, from the coding sequence GTGGATACTGCGCCCGGCTACACGGTCGACGCCCTGCTCGCCGACGCGAGCGAGACGGTGCGGCAGACGTACGGCCGCCTGCTCATCGCGCTCCGCGGCTTCGGCGAGGTGGCGGAAGACGCGAAGAAGACCTCGATCCACCTCGCGCCCGGCCCGGAAGGCCCCGCCTTCGCCGGCGTGCACCCGCGGAAGAGCGCGCTGCTGCTGAACGTCCGCAGCGCCGCCGCCATCGACGGCCCGCGCATCCGCAAGACGGAGCAGGTCTCGCGCAACCGCTTCCACAACGAGCTGCTCCTCGCCACGCCCGACGACGTCGACGCCGAGCTCGTCGGGTGGCTCCGCGACGCGTACCAGCTCGCCGCGGCGAAGCGGTAG